In a genomic window of Thiosocius teredinicola:
- the creD gene encoding cell envelope integrity protein CreD codes for MKHTLLKKMLVIGLLVGLLLVPLMMIQDVVYERSAYRNQASYSIAQSWTGSQNVVGPLLVVPYKVHRSEKYWDENLKRYERRPATYESQFYIAPQKLTIDADVKTETRKRGIYAVPVYHGDFAFSGRFDPAELDELIKARDDERFELLPAYLSVATSDVRGIESQPMLSWGGKTHEFVADAHINGLRSGMHAKVGNLKPGDEAVSFSFKLSLRGMENLGFSPVGKSNTVTMKANWPSPSFMGRYLPTTRSIDDKGFTATWNVSSFSSNVPKILDACATKSCSGLADDWFGVKLFNSVDVYQKSDRSVKYGILFILLTFVAFFLFEVMKGLRLHPMQYLLVGLDLSVFYLLLISLSEHMAFGAAYLIATLASTSLIAFYVSNVLRSIKLGGVIGGALLLLYAMLYAILGSEDNALLMGTLLIFGVLSLVMIVTRRVDWYAITDSMSGLVAARRGNGDEVPRHG; via the coding sequence ATGAAACACACACTGTTGAAGAAAATGCTGGTGATCGGCTTGCTGGTGGGCCTGCTGCTCGTGCCGCTGATGATGATCCAGGATGTTGTCTACGAGCGCAGCGCCTATCGAAACCAGGCGAGCTACAGCATCGCACAGAGCTGGACGGGTTCGCAGAATGTGGTCGGCCCGCTGCTGGTCGTGCCTTACAAGGTTCACCGCAGCGAGAAATATTGGGATGAGAACCTGAAGCGCTACGAGAGGCGACCGGCTACCTACGAGAGCCAGTTCTACATCGCTCCACAGAAACTGACGATCGATGCCGATGTGAAGACCGAGACGCGCAAGCGCGGCATCTACGCGGTCCCCGTCTACCATGGCGATTTCGCCTTTAGCGGCCGCTTTGATCCGGCCGAACTGGACGAATTGATCAAGGCGCGAGACGACGAGCGGTTCGAGCTGCTGCCGGCCTACCTGTCGGTTGCGACCAGTGATGTGCGCGGCATCGAGTCGCAACCGATGCTGAGCTGGGGCGGTAAGACCCACGAGTTCGTTGCCGATGCACACATCAACGGCTTGCGCAGCGGCATGCATGCCAAAGTGGGTAACCTCAAGCCGGGTGACGAAGCGGTCAGTTTCAGCTTTAAGCTCAGCCTGCGCGGTATGGAAAACCTTGGCTTCTCGCCGGTCGGTAAGAGCAATACGGTTACGATGAAGGCCAACTGGCCGTCGCCGAGCTTCATGGGGCGCTACCTGCCGACCACGCGCTCGATCGACGATAAAGGTTTCACCGCAACCTGGAACGTCTCATCGTTCTCGAGCAATGTGCCGAAAATTCTCGACGCCTGCGCGACGAAATCTTGCTCCGGCCTGGCCGACGATTGGTTCGGCGTGAAGCTCTTCAACTCGGTTGACGTGTACCAGAAGAGCGATCGCTCGGTGAAGTACGGCATCCTGTTCATCCTGCTGACCTTCGTTGCGTTCTTCCTGTTCGAGGTCATGAAGGGGTTGCGGTTGCACCCGATGCAGTACCTGCTGGTTGGTCTCGATCTCAGCGTGTTCTATCTGCTGTTGATTTCGTTGTCCGAGCATATGGCCTTCGGCGCGGCCTACCTAATCGCCACGCTGGCTTCGACATCGTTGATCGCGTTCTACGTCAGCAATGTGTTGCGATCGATAAAGCTCGGAGGCGTGATCGGTGGTGCCCTGTTGCTGTTGTACGCGATGCTCTACGCGATTCTCGGCTCGGAGGACAATGCCCTGTTGATGGGAACGCTGCTGATCTTCGGCGTGCTGAGCCTGGTGATGATCGTGACGCGTCGGGTCGACTGGTATGCCATTACCGATAGCATGTCGGGCCTGGTTGCAGCGAGACGCGGCAATGGCGATGAGGTGCCTCGGCACGGCTGA
- a CDS encoding D-amino acid dehydrogenase: MKVVVMGSGVLGTTSAYYLARQGHDVVVLDRQPGAGMETSFANAGQVSPGYSAPWAAPGIPLKAIKWLFAKHSPLVVRPSWDPAMWRWVGMMLRNCTEERYRVNKARMLRLAEYSRMALGELRTQTGISYDERTRGTLQLFRTGKQLDAAATDTAVLDACGVPYELLDRDGCVAVEPGIGGVREKFVGGLRLPLDETGDCFQFTQALAETASAMGVEFRFGVDIQGLDVEHGQVTAVRTGEGRVRGDRYVMAMGSYSTRMLKAVGLDIPVYPVKGYSITVAIDDPACAPVSTIMDETYKVAVTRLGNRIRAAGTAELGGFDLTLRESRRRTVAHVVSDLFPTGGDVEQAEFWTGLRPMTPDGTPLVGATPIDNLYLNTGHGTLGWTMSCGSSRLLADMISGQTPEINPEGLDMARYAGRQQRSAATVGGTPARI; encoded by the coding sequence ATGAAAGTGGTGGTGATGGGTAGCGGAGTGCTCGGCACGACCTCGGCTTACTACCTTGCCCGGCAGGGCCACGACGTTGTCGTACTCGACCGCCAACCCGGCGCAGGCATGGAGACCAGCTTCGCCAACGCCGGCCAGGTGTCACCCGGCTACTCGGCGCCCTGGGCCGCGCCCGGTATACCGCTTAAGGCCATCAAGTGGTTGTTCGCCAAACATTCTCCGCTGGTCGTTCGGCCAAGCTGGGATCCTGCGATGTGGCGTTGGGTCGGCATGATGTTGCGCAACTGCACCGAGGAACGCTATCGGGTCAACAAGGCCCGCATGTTGCGCCTGGCGGAGTACAGCAGGATGGCATTGGGCGAGCTGCGCACCCAGACCGGGATCAGCTACGACGAGCGAACGCGTGGCACCCTGCAGCTGTTCCGTACCGGGAAACAGCTCGATGCCGCGGCAACCGACACGGCCGTGCTCGATGCCTGCGGGGTGCCGTACGAATTGCTCGATCGCGACGGTTGCGTCGCGGTCGAACCGGGGATCGGCGGTGTGCGCGAAAAATTTGTCGGCGGACTGCGCCTGCCGCTGGATGAAACCGGAGATTGTTTCCAGTTCACACAAGCGCTTGCCGAAACAGCGAGTGCGATGGGCGTTGAGTTTCGCTTCGGCGTCGATATCCAGGGTCTCGATGTCGAGCATGGCCAGGTCACCGCCGTTAGAACCGGCGAGGGCAGGGTGCGTGGCGACCGGTATGTGATGGCGATGGGCAGCTATTCGACCCGCATGCTGAAGGCGGTTGGGCTGGACATACCGGTTTACCCGGTAAAAGGCTATTCGATCACCGTGGCAATCGACGATCCGGCCTGCGCGCCCGTTTCCACCATCATGGACGAGACGTACAAGGTCGCCGTAACGCGCCTGGGTAACCGTATACGTGCCGCCGGCACGGCGGAACTCGGCGGATTCGATCTGACCTTGCGCGAGTCGCGCCGGCGCACCGTGGCGCACGTGGTGTCGGATCTGTTTCCGACCGGTGGAGACGTCGAGCAGGCCGAATTCTGGACCGGGCTGCGCCCGATGACGCCGGACGGCACGCCGCTGGTCGGCGCTACCCCGATCGACAATCTGTACCTGAATACCGGGCACGGTACGTTGGGTTGGACCATGTCGTGCGGTTCGAGCCGCTTGCTGGCCGACATGATTTCCGGGCAGACGCCCGAGATCAATCCCGAGGGTTTGGATATGGCGCGCTACGCGGGGCGGCAGCAGCGTTCCGCAGCGACCGTCGGAGGCACGCCGGCACGAATCTGA
- the glpK gene encoding glycerol kinase GlpK — translation MMSSHIIAIDQGTTSTRSIVFDNKLRRVGVSQQEFAQHFPQSGWVEHDPDDIWRTAEQTVRGALADASKVASDVAAIGITNQRETIVIWDRESGRPVHRAIVWQDRRTADRCAALLAQGCEELVRHKTGLVIDPYFSATKIAWMLDNIDGLRTSAEAGRLAFGTIDTWLIWNLTGGKVHATDASNAARTLLFDIHARQWDDELLDLFGVPRAMLPEVLDCAAEFGTTDPALFGAAIPIRGVAGDQQAALIGQACFEPGMIKSTYGTGCFAVLNTGSEPVVSNNRLLTTIGYQLNGKPTYALEGSIFIAGAAVQWLRDGLKIITHAGDTQAMAQKADQGHHVYLVPAFVGLGAPHWDAEARGAIFGLTRNSGPAELARAALESVGYQTRDLLEAMRKDWPQADTKVLRVDGGMTASDWTMQFLSDILGVPVDRPKMLETTALGAAYLAGLQSDLYPQPEQFAAMWQLDRQFQPSMPEERRERLYTGWLDALQRTLTHQAT, via the coding sequence CTGATGTCCAGCCATATCATCGCCATCGACCAGGGAACCACCTCCACACGATCGATCGTGTTCGACAACAAGCTGCGTCGGGTCGGTGTATCGCAACAGGAGTTTGCCCAGCATTTTCCGCAGTCCGGCTGGGTCGAGCACGATCCGGACGATATCTGGCGCACCGCCGAGCAGACCGTGCGCGGCGCACTGGCCGATGCATCCAAGGTCGCGAGCGACGTTGCGGCCATCGGCATCACCAATCAGCGCGAGACCATCGTGATTTGGGATCGCGAAAGCGGCAGGCCGGTGCATCGCGCCATTGTCTGGCAGGATCGGCGGACTGCCGACAGATGCGCCGCGTTGCTGGCGCAGGGATGCGAGGAACTCGTCCGGCACAAGACGGGCCTGGTGATCGACCCTTATTTCAGTGCCACCAAGATTGCCTGGATGCTGGACAACATCGACGGCCTCAGAACCAGCGCCGAAGCCGGCAGGTTGGCGTTCGGCACCATCGATACCTGGTTGATCTGGAACCTGACCGGCGGCAAGGTGCATGCGACGGACGCCAGCAATGCGGCGCGCACCCTGCTGTTCGATATCCATGCACGCCAGTGGGACGACGAACTGCTCGACTTGTTCGGCGTGCCGCGCGCGATGCTGCCCGAGGTATTGGATTGCGCGGCCGAGTTCGGTACCACCGATCCGGCATTGTTCGGTGCGGCGATCCCGATCCGCGGCGTGGCCGGCGATCAACAGGCGGCGCTGATCGGCCAGGCCTGTTTCGAGCCGGGCATGATCAAGTCGACCTACGGCACCGGCTGCTTCGCGGTGCTGAACACCGGCAGCGAGCCGGTTGTGTCGAACAACCGGCTGTTGACCACGATCGGCTATCAACTCAACGGCAAGCCGACCTACGCGCTCGAAGGCTCGATATTCATCGCCGGCGCGGCGGTGCAGTGGTTGCGCGACGGCCTGAAGATCATCACCCATGCGGGCGACACCCAGGCCATGGCACAGAAGGCGGATCAGGGTCATCACGTGTATTTGGTGCCCGCGTTTGTCGGTCTGGGTGCGCCGCACTGGGACGCCGAGGCGCGTGGGGCGATCTTCGGTCTGACGCGCAACTCGGGTCCGGCCGAACTGGCGCGCGCCGCCCTCGAAAGCGTCGGCTACCAAACGCGTGACCTGCTCGAGGCGATGCGTAAAGACTGGCCGCAGGCCGACACCAAGGTGCTGCGGGTCGATGGTGGGATGACGGCGTCGGACTGGACCATGCAATTCCTGTCGGACATCCTCGGCGTACCGGTCGACCGGCCGAAGATGCTCGAAACCACGGCGTTGGGCGCGGCCTACCTTGCCGGCCTGCAGAGCGATCTCTATCCGCAGCCCGAGCAGTTTGCCGCGATGTGGCAGCTCGACCGACAGTTTCAGCCTTCGATGCCGGAGGAAAGACGTGAGCGCCTCTATACCGGCTGGCTCGACGCCTTGCAGCGCACATTGACGCACCAGGCCACCTAA
- the creC gene encoding two-component system sensor histidine kinase CreC → MNLSVRIFLGYFVLVGFAIWFVMRTFSAELVPGMRQSLEEVLVDTANLLAELVAEEVDQRRLQSGHFADAMASFAERRIDARIWFLRKRDPNLIVYITDAKGIVLYDSRGRDVGKDYSQWNDVLLTLRGKYGARTTREDEKDDFSSVMYVAAPIYRHDELIGVVTVGKPSVTVQPFVESATRNIKEKGVLMILAALAVGIIITYWLSMSIRKLTAYARAVRDGERPSVPRLREKELAQLADAMDAMRRELEGKDYVENYLHILTHEMKSPLAAIRGTAELLDEEMPLADRQRFIANIRSEANRLHQVVEQLLQLAVVEKQQGLSNPESVDVTAMIEELCEARQWRAEQDGIRFELDLRQGVRLVAERFLLRQALGNLIDNAIDFSPRGGTIRFADRVHEGVWSLSITDQGPGVPEYALDRVFERFYSLPRPATDARSSGLGLSFVREVAQVHGGEVQLANAPRQGAVATLSLPIKPKNDPV, encoded by the coding sequence GTGAATCTTAGCGTCCGCATCTTTCTCGGCTATTTCGTGCTGGTCGGCTTTGCGATCTGGTTCGTGATGCGCACTTTCAGCGCCGAACTGGTGCCGGGCATGCGCCAGTCGCTCGAAGAAGTGCTGGTCGATACCGCCAACTTGCTGGCCGAGCTGGTGGCCGAAGAGGTCGATCAGCGCCGCTTGCAGAGCGGGCACTTTGCCGATGCCATGGCGTCGTTCGCCGAGCGGCGTATCGATGCGCGTATCTGGTTTCTGCGCAAACGCGATCCCAACCTGATCGTCTACATCACGGATGCGAAGGGCATTGTGCTGTACGACTCGCGCGGCCGCGATGTCGGCAAAGACTATTCACAATGGAACGACGTGCTGCTGACCCTGCGCGGCAAGTACGGTGCACGCACCACGCGCGAAGACGAGAAAGACGATTTCAGCAGCGTGATGTATGTCGCTGCGCCGATCTATCGACATGATGAGCTGATCGGGGTTGTGACGGTCGGCAAACCGAGCGTCACCGTGCAGCCGTTCGTCGAGAGTGCCACGCGCAACATCAAGGAAAAGGGTGTGTTGATGATCCTGGCCGCACTGGCCGTCGGTATCATCATCACCTATTGGCTGAGCATGTCGATTCGCAAGCTCACCGCCTATGCGCGCGCGGTGCGCGACGGCGAACGGCCGAGCGTGCCCAGGCTGCGCGAGAAGGAACTGGCACAGTTGGCCGATGCGATGGACGCGATGCGTCGCGAACTCGAGGGCAAGGACTATGTCGAAAACTATCTGCATATCCTGACGCACGAAATGAAGAGCCCGCTGGCGGCGATCCGCGGCACTGCCGAGTTGCTCGATGAAGAGATGCCGCTGGCCGATCGCCAACGCTTCATTGCCAATATCCGCAGTGAGGCGAATCGCCTGCATCAGGTCGTCGAACAACTGCTTCAGCTGGCGGTCGTTGAAAAACAACAAGGCCTGAGCAACCCCGAGAGCGTCGATGTGACGGCGATGATCGAAGAGCTGTGCGAGGCGAGGCAGTGGCGTGCCGAGCAGGATGGGATAAGGTTCGAGCTCGATCTGCGGCAGGGTGTCCGGCTGGTCGCCGAACGGTTCCTGCTGCGCCAGGCGCTGGGAAACCTTATCGACAACGCGATCGACTTCAGTCCCAGGGGCGGCACTATCCGTTTTGCCGATCGCGTGCACGAAGGCGTCTGGAGCCTGTCGATAACGGACCAGGGTCCGGGGGTGCCGGAATATGCGCTCGATCGCGTCTTCGAGCGCTTCTATTCCCTGCCGCGCCCTGCGACCGACGCTCGCAGCAGCGGTCTCGGCCTGAGCTTCGTGCGCGAGGTTGCCCAGGTTCATGGCGGCGAGGTGCAATTGGCCAACGCGCCACGGCAAGGTGCGGTGGCGACCCTGTCGCTGCCGATCAAGCCGAAAAACGACCCTGTCTGA
- a CDS encoding carbohydrate ABC transporter permease: MSAQDTVTIGNAPKPKASSGARSLGISRSAAVMTVYLTFLLLPIYWLVMMSLKTNDEITSRFTLWPDQLTFANYVTIFTDPSWYSGYINSITYVVMNTVISVSVALPAAYAFSRYRFLGDKHLFFWLLTNRMAPPAVFALPFFQLYSSIGLFDTHIAVALAHCLFNVPLAVWILEGFMSGVPKEIDETAYIDGYSFPRFFIKIFTPLIASGIGVAAFFCFMFSWVELLLARTLTSVAAKPIAATMTRTVSASGMDWGVLAAAGVLTIIPGALVIWFVRNYIAKGFALGRV, from the coding sequence GTGTCTGCACAGGATACAGTGACGATAGGCAACGCACCCAAGCCCAAGGCGTCGAGCGGTGCGCGCAGCCTTGGCATTTCGCGTTCGGCAGCGGTGATGACGGTCTATCTCACCTTTCTGCTGTTGCCGATCTATTGGCTGGTGATGATGAGCCTCAAGACCAACGACGAGATCACCTCGCGTTTCACCTTGTGGCCGGATCAGCTCACGTTTGCCAACTATGTAACCATCTTCACCGACCCGAGCTGGTATTCCGGTTACATCAACTCAATCACCTACGTCGTCATGAACACCGTGATCTCGGTGTCGGTCGCGCTGCCGGCTGCCTACGCGTTTTCTCGCTACCGCTTCCTCGGCGACAAGCATCTGTTCTTTTGGCTGCTGACCAACCGCATGGCGCCGCCGGCGGTATTTGCCTTGCCGTTCTTCCAGCTTTACAGCTCTATTGGATTGTTCGATACGCACATCGCGGTGGCGTTGGCGCACTGCTTGTTCAACGTACCCCTGGCTGTCTGGATACTGGAAGGCTTTATGTCCGGCGTGCCGAAAGAGATCGACGAAACGGCGTACATCGATGGCTACAGCTTCCCACGGTTCTTCATCAAGATCTTCACGCCGCTGATTGCATCGGGTATCGGCGTGGCCGCGTTTTTCTGCTTCATGTTCTCGTGGGTCGAGTTGTTGCTTGCACGTACGTTGACCTCGGTGGCGGCGAAACCTATCGCAGCGACCATGACGCGCACCGTGTCGGCCTCGGGTATGGATTGGGGCGTGTTGGCGGCGGCCGGCGTGTTGACCATCATTCCGGGCGCGCTGGTGATCTGGTTCGTGCGCAACTATATCGCCAAGGGCTTCGCCCTCGGCCGCGTGTAA
- a CDS encoding ABC transporter substrate-binding protein gives MRKNRITAIAAALTMVLGGASSPAFADEAAAQRWVNDEFQPSTLSKTDQMKEMDWFIKAAAPFKGMEINVVSETITTHEYEAKTLAKAFYEITGIKVNHDLIGEGDVVEKLQTQMQSGKNIYDAYINDSDLIGTHWRYQQVRNLTDWMAGEGKDVTNPTLDVDDFIGKSFTTGPDGKLYQLPDQQFANLYWFRYDWFTDPAIKSKFKAKYGYELGVPVNWSAYQDIAEFFTNDIKEINGERVYGHMDYGKKDPSLGWRFTDAWLSMAGAGDKGEPNGLPVDEWGIRVDENSRPTGSCVARGGATNGPAAVYSVEKYVDWLKNYAPPNAAGMVFSEAGPVPAQGNIAQQIFWYTAFTADMVKDGIPVVNADGSPKWRMAPSPHGAYWEEGQKLGYQDAGSWTLMKSTPVERAKAAWLYAQFVVSKTVSLKKSHVGLTFIRESDINDQSFTDRAPKLGGLIEFYRSPARVQWSPTGTNVPDYPKLAQLWWQNIGDASSGAKTAQEAMDALCKAQERVLSRLERAGVQGDIGPKLNEEKDPEYWLSQPGSPKAKLANEKPQPITVDYDELIKSWQ, from the coding sequence ATGAGAAAGAACCGGATAACGGCAATAGCCGCAGCGTTGACGATGGTGCTCGGCGGCGCATCGTCACCGGCCTTCGCTGACGAAGCGGCGGCGCAGCGCTGGGTCAATGATGAATTCCAGCCATCGACCCTGTCGAAGACTGACCAGATGAAAGAGATGGACTGGTTCATCAAAGCGGCAGCGCCTTTCAAGGGTATGGAGATAAATGTGGTCTCCGAAACCATCACGACCCACGAGTACGAGGCCAAGACCCTGGCCAAGGCGTTCTACGAGATCACCGGCATCAAGGTGAATCACGACCTGATCGGTGAAGGCGACGTGGTCGAGAAGCTGCAGACGCAGATGCAGTCGGGCAAGAACATCTATGACGCCTATATCAACGACTCGGACCTGATCGGTACCCATTGGCGCTATCAACAGGTCCGCAACCTGACCGACTGGATGGCGGGCGAGGGCAAAGACGTCACCAACCCGACGCTGGATGTCGACGACTTCATCGGCAAGAGTTTCACCACTGGCCCGGATGGCAAGTTGTATCAGCTTCCCGATCAGCAGTTCGCGAACCTGTACTGGTTCCGCTACGACTGGTTTACCGATCCGGCTATCAAGTCGAAGTTCAAGGCCAAGTACGGCTACGAACTGGGCGTGCCGGTGAACTGGTCTGCGTACCAGGATATCGCCGAGTTCTTCACCAACGACATCAAGGAGATCAACGGCGAGCGCGTCTACGGTCACATGGACTACGGCAAGAAAGACCCGTCGCTCGGTTGGCGTTTCACCGATGCCTGGCTGTCGATGGCCGGAGCGGGCGATAAGGGTGAACCGAACGGCCTGCCGGTCGACGAGTGGGGCATCCGTGTCGATGAAAACAGTCGCCCGACCGGTTCCTGCGTGGCGCGCGGCGGTGCCACCAACGGGCCAGCAGCCGTCTATTCGGTAGAGAAGTACGTCGACTGGCTGAAGAACTATGCACCGCCGAATGCGGCCGGCATGGTGTTCTCCGAGGCCGGTCCGGTGCCGGCGCAGGGCAATATCGCGCAGCAGATCTTCTGGTACACCGCCTTTACCGCCGACATGGTCAAGGACGGTATCCCGGTGGTGAACGCCGACGGCTCACCGAAGTGGCGTATGGCACCGTCGCCGCACGGGGCTTACTGGGAAGAGGGTCAAAAGCTCGGCTACCAGGATGCCGGCTCATGGACGCTGATGAAATCCACCCCGGTCGAACGCGCCAAGGCGGCCTGGTTGTACGCCCAGTTCGTTGTCTCGAAGACGGTTTCGTTGAAGAAGTCGCATGTCGGTCTGACCTTCATTCGCGAGTCGGATATCAACGACCAGAGCTTCACCGACCGCGCACCCAAGCTCGGCGGGCTGATCGAGTTCTACCGCTCGCCGGCGCGTGTGCAGTGGTCGCCGACCGGTACCAACGTGCCCGACTACCCGAAGTTGGCGCAACTGTGGTGGCAGAACATCGGCGATGCCTCGTCAGGTGCCAAGACCGCCCAGGAGGCGATGGATGCGCTGTGTAAGGCACAAGAGCGTGTACTGTCGCGCCTAGAGCGTGCCGGTGTGCAGGGTGACATCGGGCCGAAACTCAACGAAGAGAAAGACCCGGAGTACTGGTTGTCGCAACCCGGTTCACCGAAGGCCAAGCTGGCCAATGAGAAACCGCAACCGATCACCGTCGACTACGATGAGCTGATCAAGTCCTGGCAGTAA
- a CDS encoding DUF2160 domain-containing protein, with protein sequence MEFDLSWMAWTWQTAVFFGAIASALVVMTVWTSLRPPVPRVGVLRIETTPGDRLFISLLGSAFICLGALYYFGPPLWWALGACLVYALAVFRWV encoded by the coding sequence GTGGAGTTCGATCTGAGCTGGATGGCGTGGACGTGGCAGACCGCCGTGTTTTTCGGCGCGATTGCCTCGGCCCTGGTTGTCATGACGGTGTGGACCTCGCTGCGTCCGCCGGTGCCGCGGGTAGGCGTATTGCGCATCGAGACCACGCCGGGCGACAGGCTGTTCATTTCGTTGCTCGGCAGTGCGTTCATCTGCCTGGGTGCCTTGTACTACTTCGGCCCGCCACTTTGGTGGGCACTCGGCGCATGCCTTGTGTATGCGCTGGCTGTGTTTCGCTGGGTCTGA
- a CDS encoding YegP family protein produces MPPVFELRKNDEDYYYFHFLNGEGELILLSAEYPEKASAEAAINDVRVGSLTANQIAAGRVAGGETFFVIKDTAGDVLVKSVLYNDRMIFDNALHTVKDNACVAEIDDLTAAA; encoded by the coding sequence ATGCCACCGGTGTTTGAGCTACGCAAGAACGATGAGGACTACTACTACTTTCACTTCCTCAACGGCGAAGGTGAGCTGATCCTGCTGAGCGCCGAATACCCGGAAAAGGCATCGGCCGAAGCGGCGATCAACGACGTGCGCGTGGGGTCATTGACGGCCAACCAGATCGCAGCAGGCCGCGTCGCCGGCGGCGAAACGTTCTTCGTCATCAAAGACACGGCCGGCGACGTGCTGGTCAAAAGCGTTCTCTACAACGACCGCATGATCTTCGACAACGCGCTGCATACGGTCAAAGACAATGCCTGCGTCGCCGAGATCGACGATCTGACGGCCGCTGCCTGA
- a CDS encoding HugZ family pyridoxamine 5'-phosphate oxidase — MQRMQSGDEQAQAAHQLLAGTYRAVLSTHSLDLEGYPFGSVVPYACGRDGLPLLLLSHLSQHTKNLVADARCGFTVVEHGDGDVQQFARLSGLGRVVPCEESGDAGRYFAYFPQSRMYFEELNFHFFRFVPERFHWNGGFATARWFSPDRIVRTNPFDAATEQRICSHMNEDHADALRGYLGARLAADAEAVVMCGIDSEGMDLRSGDRLFRVPFERSIADAKDAREILVEMAGGH, encoded by the coding sequence ATGCAGCGCATGCAAAGCGGTGATGAACAGGCGCAAGCGGCGCACCAACTACTGGCCGGCACCTATCGTGCCGTGCTGTCGACCCATTCGCTCGATCTCGAGGGTTACCCTTTCGGCTCGGTCGTGCCCTATGCCTGCGGTCGCGACGGCCTGCCGCTGCTGTTACTTAGTCATCTGTCGCAACACACGAAAAACCTCGTTGCCGATGCGCGTTGTGGTTTTACCGTGGTGGAACATGGCGACGGTGATGTGCAGCAGTTCGCTCGCCTGAGCGGTCTCGGGCGCGTCGTCCCTTGTGAAGAGAGCGGCGATGCCGGGCGCTATTTTGCGTACTTCCCGCAATCACGCATGTACTTCGAAGAACTGAACTTTCACTTCTTTCGGTTCGTCCCCGAACGCTTCCATTGGAATGGTGGATTTGCGACTGCGCGTTGGTTCTCGCCGGATCGGATCGTGCGCACTAATCCGTTCGATGCCGCAACCGAGCAACGCATCTGCAGCCACATGAACGAAGATCATGCCGATGCCCTGCGTGGCTACCTCGGTGCCCGGCTCGCGGCGGATGCCGAGGCTGTTGTGATGTGTGGTATCGATAGTGAAGGCATGGACCTGCGCAGCGGCGATAGGCTGTTTCGCGTGCCGTTCGAGCGATCCATCGCGGATGCGAAAGACGCCAGGGAAATACTGGTCGAGATGGCCGGCGGGCACTAA
- a CDS encoding heavy-metal-associated domain-containing protein, producing the protein MMHTYCSDVVIHIDEDLQDDAIHALEKDIGSIPGVYSACVNDRARHLMLIDYDPEGIHATDLLSQVRQRGVGAELVGL; encoded by the coding sequence ATGATGCACACTTACTGTTCTGACGTGGTTATTCATATCGACGAAGATCTGCAAGACGACGCGATCCATGCGCTGGAGAAAGACATCGGCAGCATTCCGGGCGTTTACAGCGCCTGCGTGAACGATCGTGCGCGTCACCTGATGTTGATCGACTACGACCCCGAGGGCATTCACGCCACCGATCTGTTGAGCCAGGTGCGCCAGCGTGGCGTCGGCGCCGAGTTGGTCGGACTTTAA
- the creB gene encoding two-component system response regulator CreB has protein sequence MQQTILLIEDEASIADMVVYALKSEGFVAHWCRLGGEGVAWLKANPEVALVILDIGLPDGSGFEFCKEIRRFSEVPIVFLTARNDEVDRIVGLEIGGDDYIGKPFSPRELTARVKVILKRSRMAHAPEAAAADADTTFEIDSGRCRIRYLDTWLDLTRYEYQVLKTLLQQPERVYSRAQVMDQAWNEPEESLERAVDTHIKTLRAKLRQVSDQGSPIKTHRGLGYSISGSVRES, from the coding sequence TTGCAGCAAACCATCTTGTTGATCGAAGACGAGGCGTCGATTGCCGACATGGTCGTCTACGCCCTCAAGAGCGAGGGCTTTGTCGCGCACTGGTGCCGGCTGGGCGGTGAAGGCGTTGCCTGGTTGAAGGCCAACCCCGAGGTGGCGCTGGTCATACTCGATATCGGCCTGCCGGATGGCAGCGGTTTCGAGTTCTGCAAGGAGATTCGCCGATTCTCCGAGGTGCCGATCGTCTTTCTGACCGCGCGCAATGATGAGGTCGATCGCATTGTCGGCCTGGAGATTGGTGGCGACGATTACATCGGCAAACCGTTCAGTCCGCGCGAGCTGACCGCGCGCGTCAAGGTCATCCTCAAGCGCAGCCGTATGGCGCATGCGCCGGAAGCCGCGGCTGCCGATGCCGACACCACTTTCGAGATCGACAGCGGTCGCTGTCGAATCCGCTATCTCGATACCTGGCTCGATCTTACGCGCTACGAGTATCAGGTGCTGAAGACGCTGCTGCAGCAGCCGGAGCGGGTGTATTCACGCGCGCAGGTTATGGACCAGGCGTGGAATGAACCGGAAGAGAGCCTGGAGCGCGCCGTCGATACCCACATCAAGACCTTGCGTGCCAAGCTGCGCCAGGTCAGCGACCAGGGAAGTCCGATCAAGACCCACCGCGGCCTGGGTTACAGCATCAGCGGCAGCGTGCGTGAATCTTAG